Proteins encoded together in one Bactrocera neohumeralis isolate Rockhampton chromosome 4, APGP_CSIRO_Bneo_wtdbg2-racon-allhic-juicebox.fasta_v2, whole genome shotgun sequence window:
- the LOC126757619 gene encoding epidermal growth factor receptor substrate 15-like 1 isoform X3, which produces MNLDFAKLCGKHAAIYEAYYKQIDPKGSGAIEAMTAAKFLKKSGLSDVVLSRVWDLSDPNGKGFLDKPGFFVALKLVSLAQAGQVINMSNIYTETANPPKVGDIPKILPPRIQTVPVASVGTISGDWSISVIDRLKYEQLFETLKPINGMLPGNKVKGVLMDSKLPMDTLGKIWDLADQDKDGNLDKHEFIVAMHLVYQTLEKRTVPDVLPPELRKPNSGGGPPPKPAPPIVSSNSATMPRAPSGEGFGDGGFVANFPKDIAPPPAIPPLPVAIPTMTRVPPVGASGVQSQPLISTDPLIPIGAPPSVTASADWVVSPAELKRFEITFRDSDRDKDGLVSGLEVKNVFIQSGVQQNCLAHIWALCDTNQSGKLTLEQFALAMWMVERKQKGIEPPQVLTANMVPPSMRSIVSGVDLQPQEPKPTYSNPELEMISKEIEELAKERRALETEIAQKEADIRIKSGEVRSLQSELDTLSATLKQLENQRGEAQKRLDDLKAQSIDYQTVLKNMTLDISQLRVQVTKIRDQCQKQEETINEQEGELNAKRSELQKLKDEEAALQKEYDQNNRELQKLTQHLQNTQLQISSVRSMVTQLLETQRQMTDALLMCRAAISNQDAELVSEYQLKIEPDFNEARQILEKKVEEPKADDPFGENSTVESTTKTTNGFASNGFGNDPFTANSGSATIGRTGFDDSFTATSGFGESGFDGFGSNSGFSQPAKDPFGGDAFANKPSNAITPEPGKDDFGSDPFAALHAPTGQGQVLSPNAQKSGPPPRPESPSPALPPKKSKVPPPRPAPPRPMQGPARPVQPASDAFGSNTSGGGGGFADFADFDNKQASAVTSLFVSKSSETIADASVENVRESRASIISGPTDFSDDPFKDYRYEDPFSIKDPFADDEDIDTDPEKIFKDDFSDDDKAKTSSTGFTANSTNTQPFVVSNKSATPLSADFLDQFDAFNLNPSPVPSQQSSTSGGLTGIGFGSGGQSSISSSSKKSNSVTPIPHAMGAEVSGVGGSLFDDFANFDTFGATKPKATVALSSLGELDAAFKSNNSEEPKPKANDSFFEAFNDNFDNNSNRDVQTSTLTGKSNTNIFDPFGDSKANLDAFDAFSTSKRSDSAFVDPKGNSAITKSSKVFDDFNDNAFEDDFFKIKDNNANANFDVKLTTTLSNNANTKDDSFGKFDELNNSLNFTNDFDTALNNSKNLTDNEEVKSLSAFRKDALGATALTKVQNITTLSKVSNPDVALAVVGAAGENGDKVAEKFAADYSKADTFELDLQEALKRSMLEN; this is translated from the exons atgaatttagATTTTGCGAAATTGTGCGGCAAACATGCTGCCATTTATGAGGCATATTACAAACAG ATTGACCCAAAGGGTTCTGGTGCTATAGAAGCGATGACGGctgcgaaatttttaaaaaaatctggtCTTAGTGATGTTGTGCTTAGCCGAGTTTGGGATTTATCAGATCCTAACGGAAAGGGTTTTCTTGATAAGCCTGGTTTCTTTGTTGCATTAAAACTCGTGTCACTGGCTCAAGCTGGTCAAGTGATAAATATGAGTAATATATACACGGAAACAGCGAATCCACCAAAAGTT GGTGATATCCCAAAAATTTTACCACCTCGCATACAAACAGTTCCAGTGGCTAGCGTAGGTACTATAAGTGGCGATTGGTCTATTAGTGTCATAGATCGTTTGAAATATGAGCAACTTTTCGAGACCCTAAAACCCATTAATGGAATGTTGCCGGGCAACAAAGTCAAGGGTGTGCTCATGGACTCGAAACTGCCTATGGATACTTTGGGAAAAATTTGGGATTTAGCTGATCAGGACAAAGATGGTAACCTGGATAAGCATGAATTTATCGTGGCAATGCATCTTGTTTATCAAACATTGGAAAAACGCACTGTACCCGATGTGCTACCGCCAGAGTTGCGCAAGCCTAATTCCGGTGGAGGTCCACCGCCAAAGCCTGCTCCGCCAATTGTGTCAAGCAATTCGGCAACAATGCCACGTGCCCCAAGTGGTGAAGGATTTGGGGATGGTGGTTTTGTGGCCAACTTTCCCAAAGATATAGCACCTCCACCAGCTATACCACCGCTGCCTGTCGCGATACCAACAATGACACGTGTTCCACCTGTCGGTGCAAGTGGTGTTCAATCACAACCGCTTATATCAACCGATCCGCTAATACCCATCGGCGCGCCACCTTCCGTAACAGCTAGTGCTGATTGGGTTGTTAGTCCAGCCGAGCTGAAACGTTTTGAAATAACATTCAGAGATTCAGACCGAGACAAGGATGGACTTGTGTCGGGGCTTGAAGTGAAGAATGTGTTCATACAATCGGGCGTACAGCAAAACTGTTTGGCGCATATTTG GGCTCTTTGTGACACAAACCAGTCAGGAAAATTAACTCTTGAACAATTCGCTTTGGCTATGTGGATGGTGGAACGTAAACAGAAGGGCATCGAGCCACCTCAGGTACTGACAGCCAACATGGTACCACCGTCTATGCGTAGCATCGTATCTGGCGTAGATTTGCAACCACAA GAACCTAAACCGACTTATTCTAATCCTGAGCTAGAAATGATCTCCAAGGAAATCGAAGAGCTTGCCAAGGAGCGCCGTGCTTTGGAAACAGAAATTGCACAGAAAGAAGCAGATATACGCATAAAATCGGGCGAAGTTCGTAGCCTACAG agcGAATTGGACACGTTGTCAGCTACATTAAAACAGTTGGAAAATCAACGTGGTGAGGCACAGAAACGTTTGGATGACTTGAAAGCACAG AGCATTGACTACCAGACGGTACTAAAAAACATGACTTTAGATATATCTCAGTTAAGAGTGCAg gTAACCAAAATACGAGATCAATGTCAAAAACAAGAGGAAACCATAAACGAGCAAGAGGGTGAACTAAATGCAAAACGCTCTgagttgcaaaaattaaaagacgAGGAAGCTGCGTTGCAAAAGGAGTATGATCAAAATAATCGAGAGCTGCAGAAGCTAACACAACATTTACAAAATACCCAATTACAAATTAGTTCG GTACGCTCGATGGTAACACAATTACTGGAAACTCAACGTCAAATGACTGATGCGTTGTTGATGTGTCGTGCGGCCATCTCAAATCAAGACGCAGAGTTGGTGTCCGAGTATCAATTAAAAATCGAACCAGACTTCAATGAAGCGCGCCAAATACTTGAAAAGAAAGTAGAGGAACCAAAAGCGGACGATCCATTTGGGGAAAATAGTACTGTGGAATCAACAACGAAAACTACAAACGGATTCGCCAGTAATGGCTTTGGTAATGACCCTTTCACAGCAAATAGCGGCAGTGCAACTATTGGTCGCACTGGATTTGATGACAGCTTTACGGCTACAAGTGGATTTGGTGAAAGCGGATTCGATGGTTTTGGTAGCAATAGCGGCTTTAGTCAACCAGCAAAGGATCCCTTCGGCGGAGATGCTTTCGCAAATAAACCTAGTAATGCAATAACGCCTGAG CCGGGTAAAGATGACTTCGGAAGTGATCCATTTGCCGCGTTACATGCACCTACCGGACAGGGTCAAGTGTTAAGCCCAAATGCCCAAAAATCTGGACCACCACCGAGGCCTGAGTCGCCAAGTCCAGCTTTGCCACCAAAGAAATCGAAGGTGCCACCTCCGCGTCCAGCACCACCACGCCCAATGCAG GGACCTGCACGGCCTGTTCAACCAGCTTCCGACGCATTCGGTTCTAACACATCCGGCGGAGGTGGTGGTTTTGCTGACTTTGCAGATTTCGACAATAAG CAGGCGTCCGCTGTAACGTCCTTGTTCGTCAGTAAATCGAGCGAAACAATAGCAGATGCTTCCGTGGAGAATGTGCGAGAAAGCCGAGCATCTATTATTAGTGGTCCGACAGATTTTTCAGATGATCCCTTCAAGGACTATCGTTATGAGGATCCATTTAGTATTAAAGATCCGTTCGCAGACGATGAAGATATAGATACGGATCCGGAGAAGATTTTCAAGGATGACTTCTCAG acGATGATAAGGCCAAGACTTCATCTACTGGTTTTACGGCAAACAGCACCAATACTCAACCCTTTGTAGTTAGCAATAAATCTGCAACTCCGTTAAGCGCTGATTTTCTTGACCAGTTCGATGCTTTCAATTTGAATCCTAGTCCTGTGCCTTCACAACAGTCTTCAACATCGGGCGGCTTAACAGGTATAGGTTTTGGCAGTGGGGGTCAGAGTAGTATTAGTAGCTCAAGTAAGAAATCGAATAGCGTTACACCTATTCCACATGCAATGGGGGCCGAAGTTAGTGGCGTTGGTGGTAGTTTATTTGATGACTTCGCCAATTTTGATACATTTGGTGCTACGAAACCGAAAGCGACAGTTGCGCTGTCTTCTTTGGGGGAACTGGATGCTGCATTCAAAAGCAACAACTCAGAAGAGCCAAAACCCAAGGCAAATGATTCCTTCTTCGAAGCATTTAATGATAATTTTGATAACAATTCTAATCGTGATGTGCAGACAAGTACACTAACTGGCAAGTCGAACACAAACATTTTCGATCCCTTTGGTGATAGCAAGGCAAATTTGGATGCATTTGATGCCTTTAGCACTTCCAAGCGCAGTGATTCAGCCTTTGTAGATCCTAAAGGAAATTCGGCCATTACTAAATCATCTAAAGTGTTTGATGACTTCAATGACAATGCATTCGAAGATGACTTCTTTAAGATAAAAGACAATAATGCAAATGCTAACTTTGATGTCAAGTTGACAACTACGCTCTCAAATAATGCTAATACTAAAGACGATAGCTTTGGAAAATTCGATGAACTCAACAACAGTCTTAATTTTACAAACGATTTTGATACTGCTTTaaataactcaaaaaatttaactgatAATGAAGAGGTAAAATCTTTATCGGCGTTTCGTAAAGATGCACTAGGAGCTACGGCATTAACGAAAGTACAAAATATCACAACTCTAAGTAAGGTGTCAAATCCAGATGTAGCCCTTGCTGTAGTTGGCGCAGCTGGGGAAAATGGTGACAAAGTTGCAGAAAAATTCGCTGCCGACTACTCCAAAGCAGATACATTCGAGTTGGATTTGCAAGAGGCGCTTAAACGCAGTATGCTGGAAAATTAA
- the LOC126757619 gene encoding epidermal growth factor receptor substrate 15-like 1 isoform X4 — MNLDFAKLCGKHAAIYEAYYKQIDPKGSGAIEAMTAAKFLKKSGLSDVVLSRVWDLSDPNGKGFLDKPGFFVALKLVSLAQAGQVINMSNIYTETANPPKVGDIPKILPPRIQTVPVASVGTISGDWSISVIDRLKYEQLFETLKPINGMLPGNKVKGVLMDSKLPMDTLGKIWDLADQDKDGNLDKHEFIVAMHLVYQTLEKRTVPDVLPPELRKPNSGGGPPPKPAPPIVSSNSATMPRAPSGEGFGDGGFVANFPKDIAPPPAIPPLPVAIPTMTRVPPVGASGVQSQPLISTDPLIPIGAPPSVTASADWVVSPAELKRFEITFRDSDRDKDGLVSGLEVKNVFIQSGVQQNCLAHIWALCDTNQSGKLTLEQFALAMWMVERKQKGIEPPQVLTANMVPPSMRSIVSGVDLQPQEPKPTYSNPELEMISKEIEELAKERRALETEIAQKEADIRIKSGEVRSLQSELDTLSATLKQLENQRGEAQKRLDDLKAQSIDYQTVLKNMTLDISQLRVQVTKIRDQCQKQEETINEQEGELNAKRSELQKLKDEEAALQKEYDQNNRELQKLTQHLQNTQLQISSVRSMVTQLLETQRQMTDALLMCRAAISNQDAELVSEYQLKIEPDFNEARQILEKKVEEPKADDPFGENSTVESTTKTTNGFASNGFGNDPFTANSGSATIGRTGFDDSFTATSGFGESGFDGFGSNSGFSQPAKDPFGGDAFANKPSNAITPEPGKDDFGSDPFAALHAPTGQGQVLSPNAQKSGPPPRPESPSPALPPKKSKVPPPRPAPPRPMQGPARPVQPASDAFGSNTSGGGGGFADFADFDNKASAVTSLFVSKSSETIADASVENVRESRASIISGPTDFSDDPFKDYRYEDPFSIKDPFADDEDIDTDPEKIFKDDFSDDDKAKTSSTGFTANSTNTQPFVVSNKSATPLSADFLDQFDAFNLNPSPVPSQQSSTSGGLTGIGFGSGGQSSISSSSKKSNSVTPIPHAMGAEVSGVGGSLFDDFANFDTFGATKPKATVALSSLGELDAAFKSNNSEEPKPKANDSFFEAFNDNFDNNSNRDVQTSTLTGKSNTNIFDPFGDSKANLDAFDAFSTSKRSDSAFVDPKGNSAITKSSKVFDDFNDNAFEDDFFKIKDNNANANFDVKLTTTLSNNANTKDDSFGKFDELNNSLNFTNDFDTALNNSKNLTDNEEVKSLSAFRKDALGATALTKVQNITTLSKVSNPDVALAVVGAAGENGDKVAEKFAADYSKADTFELDLQEALKRSMLEN, encoded by the exons atgaatttagATTTTGCGAAATTGTGCGGCAAACATGCTGCCATTTATGAGGCATATTACAAACAG ATTGACCCAAAGGGTTCTGGTGCTATAGAAGCGATGACGGctgcgaaatttttaaaaaaatctggtCTTAGTGATGTTGTGCTTAGCCGAGTTTGGGATTTATCAGATCCTAACGGAAAGGGTTTTCTTGATAAGCCTGGTTTCTTTGTTGCATTAAAACTCGTGTCACTGGCTCAAGCTGGTCAAGTGATAAATATGAGTAATATATACACGGAAACAGCGAATCCACCAAAAGTT GGTGATATCCCAAAAATTTTACCACCTCGCATACAAACAGTTCCAGTGGCTAGCGTAGGTACTATAAGTGGCGATTGGTCTATTAGTGTCATAGATCGTTTGAAATATGAGCAACTTTTCGAGACCCTAAAACCCATTAATGGAATGTTGCCGGGCAACAAAGTCAAGGGTGTGCTCATGGACTCGAAACTGCCTATGGATACTTTGGGAAAAATTTGGGATTTAGCTGATCAGGACAAAGATGGTAACCTGGATAAGCATGAATTTATCGTGGCAATGCATCTTGTTTATCAAACATTGGAAAAACGCACTGTACCCGATGTGCTACCGCCAGAGTTGCGCAAGCCTAATTCCGGTGGAGGTCCACCGCCAAAGCCTGCTCCGCCAATTGTGTCAAGCAATTCGGCAACAATGCCACGTGCCCCAAGTGGTGAAGGATTTGGGGATGGTGGTTTTGTGGCCAACTTTCCCAAAGATATAGCACCTCCACCAGCTATACCACCGCTGCCTGTCGCGATACCAACAATGACACGTGTTCCACCTGTCGGTGCAAGTGGTGTTCAATCACAACCGCTTATATCAACCGATCCGCTAATACCCATCGGCGCGCCACCTTCCGTAACAGCTAGTGCTGATTGGGTTGTTAGTCCAGCCGAGCTGAAACGTTTTGAAATAACATTCAGAGATTCAGACCGAGACAAGGATGGACTTGTGTCGGGGCTTGAAGTGAAGAATGTGTTCATACAATCGGGCGTACAGCAAAACTGTTTGGCGCATATTTG GGCTCTTTGTGACACAAACCAGTCAGGAAAATTAACTCTTGAACAATTCGCTTTGGCTATGTGGATGGTGGAACGTAAACAGAAGGGCATCGAGCCACCTCAGGTACTGACAGCCAACATGGTACCACCGTCTATGCGTAGCATCGTATCTGGCGTAGATTTGCAACCACAA GAACCTAAACCGACTTATTCTAATCCTGAGCTAGAAATGATCTCCAAGGAAATCGAAGAGCTTGCCAAGGAGCGCCGTGCTTTGGAAACAGAAATTGCACAGAAAGAAGCAGATATACGCATAAAATCGGGCGAAGTTCGTAGCCTACAG agcGAATTGGACACGTTGTCAGCTACATTAAAACAGTTGGAAAATCAACGTGGTGAGGCACAGAAACGTTTGGATGACTTGAAAGCACAG AGCATTGACTACCAGACGGTACTAAAAAACATGACTTTAGATATATCTCAGTTAAGAGTGCAg gTAACCAAAATACGAGATCAATGTCAAAAACAAGAGGAAACCATAAACGAGCAAGAGGGTGAACTAAATGCAAAACGCTCTgagttgcaaaaattaaaagacgAGGAAGCTGCGTTGCAAAAGGAGTATGATCAAAATAATCGAGAGCTGCAGAAGCTAACACAACATTTACAAAATACCCAATTACAAATTAGTTCG GTACGCTCGATGGTAACACAATTACTGGAAACTCAACGTCAAATGACTGATGCGTTGTTGATGTGTCGTGCGGCCATCTCAAATCAAGACGCAGAGTTGGTGTCCGAGTATCAATTAAAAATCGAACCAGACTTCAATGAAGCGCGCCAAATACTTGAAAAGAAAGTAGAGGAACCAAAAGCGGACGATCCATTTGGGGAAAATAGTACTGTGGAATCAACAACGAAAACTACAAACGGATTCGCCAGTAATGGCTTTGGTAATGACCCTTTCACAGCAAATAGCGGCAGTGCAACTATTGGTCGCACTGGATTTGATGACAGCTTTACGGCTACAAGTGGATTTGGTGAAAGCGGATTCGATGGTTTTGGTAGCAATAGCGGCTTTAGTCAACCAGCAAAGGATCCCTTCGGCGGAGATGCTTTCGCAAATAAACCTAGTAATGCAATAACGCCTGAG CCGGGTAAAGATGACTTCGGAAGTGATCCATTTGCCGCGTTACATGCACCTACCGGACAGGGTCAAGTGTTAAGCCCAAATGCCCAAAAATCTGGACCACCACCGAGGCCTGAGTCGCCAAGTCCAGCTTTGCCACCAAAGAAATCGAAGGTGCCACCTCCGCGTCCAGCACCACCACGCCCAATGCAG GGACCTGCACGGCCTGTTCAACCAGCTTCCGACGCATTCGGTTCTAACACATCCGGCGGAGGTGGTGGTTTTGCTGACTTTGCAGATTTCGACAATAAG GCGTCCGCTGTAACGTCCTTGTTCGTCAGTAAATCGAGCGAAACAATAGCAGATGCTTCCGTGGAGAATGTGCGAGAAAGCCGAGCATCTATTATTAGTGGTCCGACAGATTTTTCAGATGATCCCTTCAAGGACTATCGTTATGAGGATCCATTTAGTATTAAAGATCCGTTCGCAGACGATGAAGATATAGATACGGATCCGGAGAAGATTTTCAAGGATGACTTCTCAG acGATGATAAGGCCAAGACTTCATCTACTGGTTTTACGGCAAACAGCACCAATACTCAACCCTTTGTAGTTAGCAATAAATCTGCAACTCCGTTAAGCGCTGATTTTCTTGACCAGTTCGATGCTTTCAATTTGAATCCTAGTCCTGTGCCTTCACAACAGTCTTCAACATCGGGCGGCTTAACAGGTATAGGTTTTGGCAGTGGGGGTCAGAGTAGTATTAGTAGCTCAAGTAAGAAATCGAATAGCGTTACACCTATTCCACATGCAATGGGGGCCGAAGTTAGTGGCGTTGGTGGTAGTTTATTTGATGACTTCGCCAATTTTGATACATTTGGTGCTACGAAACCGAAAGCGACAGTTGCGCTGTCTTCTTTGGGGGAACTGGATGCTGCATTCAAAAGCAACAACTCAGAAGAGCCAAAACCCAAGGCAAATGATTCCTTCTTCGAAGCATTTAATGATAATTTTGATAACAATTCTAATCGTGATGTGCAGACAAGTACACTAACTGGCAAGTCGAACACAAACATTTTCGATCCCTTTGGTGATAGCAAGGCAAATTTGGATGCATTTGATGCCTTTAGCACTTCCAAGCGCAGTGATTCAGCCTTTGTAGATCCTAAAGGAAATTCGGCCATTACTAAATCATCTAAAGTGTTTGATGACTTCAATGACAATGCATTCGAAGATGACTTCTTTAAGATAAAAGACAATAATGCAAATGCTAACTTTGATGTCAAGTTGACAACTACGCTCTCAAATAATGCTAATACTAAAGACGATAGCTTTGGAAAATTCGATGAACTCAACAACAGTCTTAATTTTACAAACGATTTTGATACTGCTTTaaataactcaaaaaatttaactgatAATGAAGAGGTAAAATCTTTATCGGCGTTTCGTAAAGATGCACTAGGAGCTACGGCATTAACGAAAGTACAAAATATCACAACTCTAAGTAAGGTGTCAAATCCAGATGTAGCCCTTGCTGTAGTTGGCGCAGCTGGGGAAAATGGTGACAAAGTTGCAGAAAAATTCGCTGCCGACTACTCCAAAGCAGATACATTCGAGTTGGATTTGCAAGAGGCGCTTAAACGCAGTATGCTGGAAAATTAA